Within the Agromyces atrinae genome, the region CACCGTCCACGACCTCCTCGCCTGGACCCGCACCGACCTCCTTCCCGCCACGGTCGTCGCCTGGCAGCGCGCGTCGCTCAAGCGTGCCCGCAAGCACGCCGACGCCTTCGTCGTGCCGACGCACGCCCTCGCGGAACAGCTCGACGACCTCGCGGGGGTCGGCAGTCGCATCCGCGTGATCCCGAGCGCCCCGCGCGATGGTCTCGCGGTCACGGATGACGGTGACGAGCGCCGCGCACGGCTCGGTCTGCGCTCCGACTACGTCGCGGTGACCGGCCCCGTCGACGTCGTGCGCACGGCCCTCGACGCAGCCGAGCTCCGAGGCGTCGCGATCGTCGCACTCGATGCTCCGCAGCGCACCGCCGATGAGGCCGGCGACGAGACATCCGGTGCGACCGATCCCGGCCCGCTCGATGCGGCCGACCACGCCGCCGTCCTCGCCGGAGCCCGCGCCTTCATCGCCGCCGACCGCGACGACCTCTCGGGAACGGCGCTCATCGAGGCCTTCGCGCTCGAGGTTCCGGTGCTCCACGCCGACACGGCGGCGCTCCTCGAGGTCGCGGGCGAAGCGGGTGCGGCCTTCGCCGACGCCGACTCGCTCGCCGCCCTGCTCTCCGCGGTCGTCGACGACGCCGAGTTCACCGAACGGTTGCGGGTCGCCGGAGCAGATCGCGCGCGGGCGTTCTCGTGGCGCGAGACGGCGTGGCGGGTCTGGCAGTTGCACGCCGACCTCTGAGGCACGAGCCTCAGCGCTTGTTCATCGCCTCGATCGCCTCGTCGACCGGCCCGTCGAAGATGAGCTTGCCCTTCTTCAGGACGATGCCTCGCGTGCAGATCTCCTTGATCATCGACATGTTGTGACTCACGACGAGCATCGTCTTGCCCTGATCGGCGAGCTCGAGGATCTTCGTCTTGCACTTCTCGCGGAACGGGGCATCGCCGACCGAGAGGATCTCGTCGACGAGCAGGATGTCGAGCTCGACGTGGATCGCGACGGAGAACGCCAGGCGCAGGAACATGCCCGAGGAGTAGTGCTTGACCTCCTGGTCGATGAACTCGCCGATCTCGGAGAACGCGACGATCTCGTCGAAGCGCGCCTCGGTCTCGGCCCGGTTCATGCCGAGGATCGCGGCGTTGAGGTAGACGTTCTCGCGACCCGAGAGATCGGGGTGGAAGCCCGCGCCGACCTCGATGAGACCCGCGAGTCGCCCGCGCGTGAGCACGCGGCCCGCGTCGGGTTCGAGCACGCCCGAGATGAGCTTCAGGAGCGTCGACTTGCCCGACCCGTTGAGGCCGAGGACGGCGACGGACTCGCCCTCGCCGACGTGGAACTCGACGCCGTCGAGCGCCTGGAACGTCGAGGAGCCCGACTTCTTGCGCTGCACCCACGCGACGAACGTCTCTTTGAGCGAGTGCGTGTGGCGGAGGAGGAAGTCCTTCCGGACGTCGTCGACGACGATGCTCGGCCGTGTTTCGACCACGTTCGCTCCCATCAGAGGTCCTGCGCGAATCGACGCTCGAAGCGGCGGAACACGACCTGGCCGATGACGACCAGGGTGAGCGCGACGACGATGGACTGCAGCACGTAGCGGATGAAGTCGGGCGGAAGCTCGGCCGACCCCGAGATCGTGGGCTCCCAGAACGCGAGGTGGAAGAGCTCGACGGCGGGAGCGAGCGGGTTCAGGAAGTAGATCTCGAGCGCCCAGCCCGGGAGGGCCGCTGCGACCATCGTCCACGTGTAGAGCACGGGGGCGCTCCACGTCGAGAGCATGCGGATGATCTCGACGAAGCTCGCCGCATCGCGGAAGCGCACGTTGATCGCACCGAAGAACAGCCCGACGCCGAGGGCGACGAGCATCGTGATAGCGAGGGCGAGCAGGAAGGCGCCGAGCGCGGCGAAGCTCGGCACCCAGCCGATGAGGATGCAGACGACGAGCAGGATCGCGACCTGCGGCAGGAAGTGCACGAAGGCCACGATGATCGCCGAGATGGGGAAGAGCTCGCGCGGCAGGTAGATCTTCTTGACGAGCGCGCGGTTGTCGACGATCGAGTTCGTCGCGTTGCCGAAGGCCTCGTTGAAGAGGTTGACGACGACGACGCCCGCGAAGAGGTACACGGGGAAGTTCTCGACGTTGCGGTGGATCTGGAGGATGATGCCCATCACCAGGTAGTAGACGAGGAACTGCGCCGCGGGCTTCACGTACGACCAGGTCCAGCCGAGCACCGAGTTGCGGTACCGCGTCGAGATGCCCTTCCGCACGAGCAGGCGCAGCAGGTAGTGCCACCGGAAGACATCGAGGATGCCGCGGCCGCGGCCCGGCGTCTGGAATCCGGTCAGGTCGAGGTCCGTCATCCTTCGCCCTCGGTCGGTTCGGGCGTCGGCGGGTACACCGCGGGCTCGATGAGCGATCGGATGTAGTCCCAGTCGGGATCCATGGGATCGACGCCGTTGGCGGGAACGAGTTCGACGTTCGTGATGGGAAGCTCCTTGGTCTTCAGTGCGAGGTTGACGAAGTAGCCGAGCATGCCCTGGGGCACGTCGGTCTTCACCACGTCGGCTCCCGCGTTCGCGACGTCCTGGAACTTCGTGAGGACGTTCGCGGGGGTGAACTGCCGGAGCACCGCCTCCTGCAGGATGCGCTGGCGAGCCATGCGCTCGTAGTCGCCGCCGGCGACTCCGTACCGCGCACGACCGTACCAGAGCGCGTAGTACCCGGTGAGGTGCTGCTGGCCGGGCTCGATCCAGCCGTCGACGCCGTCGTTGTTCTCGTCGCCGCCGATCGGGATGCGTGTCTCGACGTTGATGTCGACGCCGCCGAGCGCGTCGATGAGCGACTCGAAGCCGTACATGTCGATGAGCACGTAGTACTGGATGGTGAGGCCCGTGATGCCCTCGGCGGCATCGCGCATGCCCTCGATGCCGGGCTCGGAGCCCTCGGCGACGGCGTTCGGGTACATCTCGGGGCTCTTCAGCTCGACCTCGGTGTAGATCGAGTTGAGGAGGCACACGTCGACCTCGCATCCGTCGATCGCGCCGTAGCCCTCGGGGTAGACGGCGGCGAGCGGCGAGTCGGCGGGGAACGGCACGTCTTCGAGGTCGCGCGGCAGACCGATCATGACGGCCTGGCCCGTCTCGGCGTCGATCGACACGACCGACATGCTGTCGGGACGCATGCCCTCGCGGTCGGGCCCCGCGTCACCGCCGAGCAGGAGGATGTTGTACTTGCCGTCGACGGGAGGCTCGCTCGGACCGGCGACGAAGACGCTCGAGAGGAATCCGCTCGTCGTGATCGCGAGGTAGGACCCCCACACCGATCCGCCCGCGAGCAGGCCGACGACGCCGATCGAGAGCACGGCGAGCCAGCCGCGCGCTTTCGGCGCCGTCTTGACGAGCCGGATGAGCCGGAGCGTGTCGAGCGTCAGCACGACCCAGAGCACCGCGTAGAAGAGCAGCACGAGGGCCGCGAGCCACAGGGTGATCGTCGTGCTCGCGAGCGTGTAGAGAACCGTGGGCCAGAGGATCGAGACGACGATCGCGACGACGACGAGGGCCCACAGCACGAGGGTGGCACCGAGACCGAATCGGCCGAGCTTGCGGTCGCCCGCGAGCACCTGCACGGAACCCGGGATGAGCACGTTGAGGACGACGAGCCACCACGCTCGCCTCGTCATGACGGGACGCGACGAGGTGTCGGGGAAGCGGATCGGGCTGGCGGCGAGGCTCATAGGGTCGAGTGGAGGCGGGCGTTCTTCTCCTCGACGACGACGGCGAGGTTCTCGGCATAGGCCGCGAGGCGGGCGGTGAGGTCGTCGTCGCTCGTGGCGAGGATCTTGACGGCGAGGAGACCGGCGTTCGTGGCGCCGCCGATCGAGACGGTCGCGACGGGCACGCCGGCGGGCATCTGCACGATGGAGAGCAGCGAGTCGAGACCGTCGAGCTTCGCGAGCGGCACGGGCACACCGATGACGGGCAGCGTCGTGACCGCGGCGAGCATTCCGGGGAGGTGCGCGGCACCGCCGGCACCGGCGACGATCACCCGGATGCCGCGGGCCGCGGCCTCACGGCCGTACGCGATCATCTTCTCGGGCGTCCGGTGCGCCGAGACGACCTCGACCTCGTGGTCGATGCCGAATTCGTTGAGGAGGGTCGAGGCGTCCGACATGATGCGCCAGTCGGAGTCGCTGCCCATGACGACGCCGACGAGGGGCGTCCCGCTGTTCACTGCCACCCGATGATCCTAAGAGTCCGTGCTGGGAAAAGGCCGCAGCGGTCGCCGCGGGTCGAGGAGTGCGAGCGCACCGACGGGGCGCGCCGCATCAGTCCTGGAAGATGGCCGCGGTCGCGCGCGCCTCGTAGACGACATCGTCGAGGTCGTCGCCGCCGGCCGTCACGTGGCCGACCTTCCGGCCGGGACGCGGGTCCTTGCCGTAGTTGTGGACCTTGACCGTCGGGTGCGCCGCGAACGCAGCGTCGTAGCGGTCGGCGAGTGCGCCCTCGGCCGGCCCGCCGAGGATGTTGACCATGACGGACCAGTCGTCGCGCGAGCCCGTGGCGCCGAGCGGAAGGTCGAGCACGGCACGCAGGTGCTGCTCGAACTGACCGGTGGTCGCGCCGTCCATCGACCAGTGGCCGCTGTTGTGCGGTCGCATGGCGAGTTCGTTGACGAGCAGGCGGTCGTCGGTCGTCTCGAAGAGCTCGACGGCGAGGACGCCCGTCACTCCGAGGCCGTCGGCGATCGTCAGGGCGATGTCGGCCGCGACATCGGCGAGCTTTCCCGCGGAGTGCGGCGCGGGAGCGATGACCTCGCTGCAGACACCGCCGACCTGCACG harbors:
- a CDS encoding ABC transporter ATP-binding protein, with protein sequence MGANVVETRPSIVVDDVRKDFLLRHTHSLKETFVAWVQRKKSGSSTFQALDGVEFHVGEGESVAVLGLNGSGKSTLLKLISGVLEPDAGRVLTRGRLAGLIEVGAGFHPDLSGRENVYLNAAILGMNRAETEARFDEIVAFSEIGEFIDQEVKHYSSGMFLRLAFSVAIHVELDILLVDEILSVGDAPFREKCKTKILELADQGKTMLVVSHNMSMIKEICTRGIVLKKGKLIFDGPVDEAIEAMNKR
- a CDS encoding ABC transporter permease, translated to MTDLDLTGFQTPGRGRGILDVFRWHYLLRLLVRKGISTRYRNSVLGWTWSYVKPAAQFLVYYLVMGIILQIHRNVENFPVYLFAGVVVVNLFNEAFGNATNSIVDNRALVKKIYLPRELFPISAIIVAFVHFLPQVAILLVVCILIGWVPSFAALGAFLLALAITMLVALGVGLFFGAINVRFRDAASFVEIIRMLSTWSAPVLYTWTMVAAALPGWALEIYFLNPLAPAVELFHLAFWEPTISGSAELPPDFIRYVLQSIVVALTLVVIGQVVFRRFERRFAQDL
- a CDS encoding glycosyltransferase, with translation MTTLRVVVDSVLTPDSPALARYTADLTRALIATAPDGCDVAGIVAASTAAEIASVEERIPGLADLYRTTLPRREVMAAWQLGLGSSPGGGMIHSPSLFAPFRKHDRASGDQVVVTVHDLLAWTRTDLLPATVVAWQRASLKRARKHADAFVVPTHALAEQLDDLAGVGSRIRVIPSAPRDGLAVTDDGDERRARLGLRSDYVAVTGPVDVVRTALDAAELRGVAIVALDAPQRTADEAGDETSGATDPGPLDAADHAAVLAGARAFIAADRDDLSGTALIEAFALEVPVLHADTAALLEVAGEAGAAFADADSLAALLSAVVDDAEFTERLRVAGADRARAFSWRETAWRVWQLHADL
- the purE gene encoding 5-(carboxyamino)imidazole ribonucleotide mutase gives rise to the protein MGSDSDWRIMSDASTLLNEFGIDHEVEVVSAHRTPEKMIAYGREAAARGIRVIVAGAGGAAHLPGMLAAVTTLPVIGVPVPLAKLDGLDSLLSIVQMPAGVPVATVSIGGATNAGLLAVKILATSDDDLTARLAAYAENLAVVVEEKNARLHSTL
- a CDS encoding LCP family protein, which produces MSLAASPIRFPDTSSRPVMTRRAWWLVVLNVLIPGSVQVLAGDRKLGRFGLGATLVLWALVVVAIVVSILWPTVLYTLASTTITLWLAALVLLFYAVLWVVLTLDTLRLIRLVKTAPKARGWLAVLSIGVVGLLAGGSVWGSYLAITTSGFLSSVFVAGPSEPPVDGKYNILLLGGDAGPDREGMRPDSMSVVSIDAETGQAVMIGLPRDLEDVPFPADSPLAAVYPEGYGAIDGCEVDVCLLNSIYTEVELKSPEMYPNAVAEGSEPGIEGMRDAAEGITGLTIQYYVLIDMYGFESLIDALGGVDINVETRIPIGGDENNDGVDGWIEPGQQHLTGYYALWYGRARYGVAGGDYERMARQRILQEAVLRQFTPANVLTKFQDVANAGADVVKTDVPQGMLGYFVNLALKTKELPITNVELVPANGVDPMDPDWDYIRSLIEPAVYPPTPEPTEGEG